From one Montipora capricornis isolate CH-2021 chromosome 10, ASM3666992v2, whole genome shotgun sequence genomic stretch:
- the LOC138019188 gene encoding neuropeptide Y receptor type 2-like: protein MNLADGSTSNLTSNGIPDGGLEIAYYKETLWFEIFRLTFQVFLAFVGVAGNIIVCFVISSQVHMRTITNYFIRNLAVADIGVLLVAFPLAVINEQAPDHWPLGKFTCLYVLPLCDVFLGVSVWSITLIAFDRYRAIVRGALRKRGSTVFKSARRMVACVWLLSFLAISLPLYLVMEFTDHKPAYDVVECFPKWPNNEEGYKMKQSYTIGLTIFWYVLPLGIIAATFCSISQKLRASSKFNKLIRKECSDGGEQKIRRRVRERQNIKAKKLLIPVVVVFAVTMLPLNVFRLAVLYWEEIYEHKYIWVYYNTCVLCVVVNSSANFFIYSLVSEEFRQSFKRFFLRNMGAPSSQGGTERTVRSPLSPMDLKTLSSLPSKKRSGGDDQNVNDNQDKL, encoded by the coding sequence ATGAATCTAGCAGATGGGAGCACTTCTAATTTGACCAGTAATGGCATTCCAGACGGAGGGCTTGAAATTGCCTACTACAAAGAAACCCTATGGTTCGAAATCTTTCGCTTGACCTTTCAAGTCTTCCTGGCTTTTGTTGGCGTAGCAGGCAACATCATTGTGTGCTTCGTGATCAGCTCTCAAGTTCACATGCGCACAATTACCAACTACTTCATAAGAAACCTGGCTGTGGCAGACATCGGAGTTCTTCTTGTAGCTTTCCCGTTAGCAGTAATCAACGAGCAAGCCCCGGATCACTGGCCTCTAGGGAAGTTTACCTGTCTGTATGTATTGCCCCTGTGCGATGTCTTCCTCGGCGTTTCCGTGTGGTCAATCACCTTGATAGCTTTCGATCGCTATAGAGCCATAGTGCGGGGAGCCCTTCGGAAGCGTGGGTCCACTGTGTTCAAGTCTGCGCGCCGGATGGTAGCCTGTGTTTGGTTGTTGTCTTTTTTGGCCATATCTTTGCCGTTGTATCTTGTTATGGAGTTTACTGATCACAAACCCGCTTACGACGTGGTCGAATGTTTCCCAAAGTGGCCAAACAACGAGGAAGGGTACAAAATGAAACAGTCTTACACGATCGGCTTAACCATATTCTGGTACGTTCTTCCGCTTGGTATCATTGCGGCTACGTTCTGTAGCATTTCACAGAAGCTCCGCGCCAGTAGCAAGTTCAACAAGTTAATCAGAAAAGAATGTAGCGACGGTGGCGAGCAAAAGATTCGAAGAAGGGTTCGCGAGCGACAAAACATCAAAGCCAAAAAGCTCTTAATTCCAGTCGTTGTAGTTTTTGCTGTGACGATGTTGCCACTCAATGTTTTCCGCCTCGCAGTCTTGTATTGGGAAGAAATCTACGAGCACAAATATATCTGGGTATATTACAACACCTGCGTGTTATGTGTCGTTGTCAACTCATCGGCAAACTTTTTCATTTATTCTTTGGTAAGTGAGGAGTTTCGCCAAAGTTTCAAACGCTTTTTCTTACGAAATATGGGTGCGCCGAGTTCTCAAGGTGGTACTGAAAGAACCGTCCGTAGTCCACTAAGTCCAATGGATTTAAAAACTTTGAGTTCCCTTCCTTCTAAAAAAAGAAGTGGAGGAGACGATCAGAATGTAAATGATAATCAAGACAAATTGTGA